The nucleotide window GGACTAACGCATCCCCGTCGACTCGTGCCCCTCCAGTAATGAAGACCCCAGGTTGTGGCTTGGATAAGAGTGGTACTTTGGCCTGAACTTCTGCGGCCGTGAGAGTTGACACATCACCCATGGTGGCAGCAGTCTGCCGCCGTTCCTGAGCCAATGCGAACAGTGTTTCCAAATCCGTGGCCTCTTCACGGGTCACAATGGTGCCAGTTTGCTGGTAGACTTCGGTCCCTAGCTGGGCATCGTGAATCAGTTCCGGATACAGGTCAGCGCCCGACTTAGCGAGTTGGTACCATCGCTGATTGCGGCGTTTCGATAGCCACGGCGAAATGATACCCGCGGCGGCCTTGGTCGCTTGGCCGACCCCACTGTCGAACAGGGTAACCTCCAACCGTTGGGTTCCAGGGAGCTTGCTCAGGTAATAGGCTGCGGTCGCTCCGACGATCCCGCCACCAATAATTGCGATTTTCTTTTGCATAAACGTTGACCTCCTTATTAAAAACCAAGCAGAAAACCTGCGATTTTAATCGCGAGATGAATGCCAGAATTTAATGTTATTTTTTTGAAACATATGTTCCCCTTTAGAGAGCTAACCATGGTATACTTAATCCAATCTACAGGGGAGGTAGCTATTGGTTAAGTTAGGGCAAGCAATCAAACTTAGACTCTATCCAGACACTGAACAAGCAGATGAATTTCTAGTAATGAGTCAGGAATATCAACGATTAGCTAATATTGTTAGTCAATGGATCTTTGACCATGGGTTTCAGTTAAGTTGATTAGAAATCAACCGTCAGCTGTACAAACGATTTCGACAACCACCCTAAGTGAAAGGACTAAGTTGGGATTCACTGATAAGGGATTTGAAAAATACTTTACCGAGGACTGGAAACTAGGTACCGCTAAGTTGGTCCACAATCGGAGTAAGTGGTTTTTGCATATTGGGATCACAAAGGAAAAAAGTGATTTTAATCCCAAGGATAATCCTCAAATTGTGGGTATTGCCTGTGACCTGTGCTTTCTAGCAACTGCCTTTGATAGTGAAGGAAGGACGCCATTCTTTGACGGCAAAAAAACTTACGTAAGCAGAAAAAGTTCTTAGAGATTCGTCGGCAACTACAAGGCAAGGGTACCAGATCTGGCAAAAGAAGCTGAAGCAACTAGCTCACCGAGAGAACCGTTGGATGACCGATGTGAATCATCGGCTAGCTAAGACACTCGTTGTGGCATCTGGCTCGCATACACTTTTTGTTTTAGAAAACTTACCTAATGTGACGTTTAACACCGATGACCTGCCTAAGTCCCTACGAAACAGCCATCGTTCCTGGTCTTCCTTTCAACTAGAGTCTTTCTTAACGTATAAGGCTCAGGCCATTCAGAGTATCGTGGTGAAGGTCAATCCGGCCTTCACCTCACAACACTGTCCCAAGTGTGGACTGGTTGAGAAAACCAATCGGCATCACGATACTCACGAGTATTGGTGTAAACAATGCCAGTATCGTTGTAATGCTGACCGATTAGGGGCAATGAATATCAAGATGCTGGGTCAAGAATGGTTGAATGGTATCAAACGACCAAAGATTAAGAAGCTAACAACTATTGGGTAAATCCTGATAGTTAAACGGGTAGCCGTCAATTACCCGATGATGTTGCCACTATGAGTAGGAGTGCCTAACGGGTATGTTGGACTACTGTGTCGTCAGACACGTGAGCGACAAGCCTCTGAATTCATTCAGGGGCAATTGACTAAGAAAGACCTTCACTTGTCCATTTTAGCATACCTCTACACCGTAAAACGGTTCAGAAGTTTGCCCCCAAAACAAAAGGCCCCCAAACCCGCTAAAGAGCGTGATTGGGGGCCTATTTCATTTATTCATTAAGCTTACTTGAAGACCATGAACCGGTCGTCATCAGCCATGAAGTCCTTGTCACCGGCTGGGGCTTCGATGGATCCAAAGTCCATTTCACCACGCAGGCGCCAAGTTGCGGGGATGTTGAAGGCTGCCCGAACTTCGTCGTCGATCAGTGGGTTGTAGTGTTGCAGGTTGGCACCGATTCCGTTTTCAGCTAAGGACGTCCAAACAGCGTACTGGGCATTCCCTTGGGATTGTTCTGACCAGTCCTGGAAGTTGGCCGCATACAGCGGAAAGTTGTCTTCGAATTCCTTGACCGTCTTCGTTTCGGTGTAGAACAGGATCGTTCCGAAAGCGGCCTTGAAGCTGTTGACCTTGGCAGTCGTCTTGGCAAAGGCAGCTTCGTCAGGAACTTCTTGCTTCAAGCGGTCAATGACGATGTCCCACAACTTTTCGTGAGAGTCGCCGAACAGGATGACTACCCGGGTCGTTTGATTGTTAAACGCCGAGGGACTGTTCTTGATGCTCTCCTTGATCAGGTCGGTCAACTCGGCTTCAGACAGTTTAACGTTGCGGCCTAAGCTGTAGATGGTCCGTCGTTGCTTAGCTAATTCAATAAATTTCTTTTCCATAGTGTAAAGAACCTCGCTTTATTTTTCCCGGTTATGGGAGTTAATTTCAGATGTTGGATTTATTTTATCACTTACTTTTTGAAAGTAAAGCATTTTGCCACTGTCATTCCAGCTCACCATTTTCATTTTAGCACCCTTAGTTGTCCTCCGGATACTCATTCATCAGTTACTGGTGAATAAGGACCACCAGTTGTCGGGTAATCCATTCAGTCTCGGCTGACCCCTGCAACAACGCTCCCAGTAGAAAGGTCCACACACTGCGAGCCAGGGGTGCCGGGGCTGTTGTTAGCTGTTCTTGTGCAGCCAATAATGTGATGACGGTCGTCAAACTCTGGGGCACGGGTTGCGGCTGAGTGAGGTAAAACGCTACTGCTCGGGGGTGGTCGTGGGCGTAATGACTGAGATTGGTCACCATCCGCTGAAGCATGGTCGTAGCGTCCGCTGAAGCCAACACATCCTCCCGCAAAGCTGCGGTGAACTCTGCCTGGATTTCCACACCAAGGGCAGCAATCAAACTGGCCTTATCTGGAAAATGGCGGTACACAGCGGCCGGGGTCACCGCTAAAAATTTGGCGATTTGCCGCAAAGAAATTTGGGTGACCCCCTGATTTTCTAATTGTTGGCGGGCCTGCTGCTGAATCGCAGCGGCTAAATTCTGTCGGTGATACGGTGGCTTGGTCATGCGCCATTCCTCCTTGTAAATGCCGGTGTTATCCCTATTTACTCACTATGTTATCACCGTTCACATTAAATGTAAACAGTGATAACATAAAATGTATTCAACGCCTACATCCCAGCTGCTGGTAAAACTTTCCTAGCCGCATTCCCCCACTTTGCCTTATACTAAAAACAAACGCTAAACAAGAAAAGAGTGGCTTTATGTCAGAAAAGGTTTCGCGTCGTCGATTGATTCTACAGTTTGTTTTCTTCTGGTGCCTGTGGTTAGTGGTTCAGATTTTTCTCAACACACCAATTGAGCAACACTTATCCGGGTGGTCACAGGAGCTCCTGCTGGACGCCATCAAACTGGTGGTCTGGCTGGGGGCCGGTTGGTGGTTCGTTCACACAACAGCCCCCAATCAGCTAAGCATTTCCAACCGGCTGCAATGGCGGCCAGCTTGGCGCTTCAGTGCTGGCTACGTGGTCTGGGCGCTGATTGTGGTTTATCTGTTGGTTGAATTTTGGCTAGCACACCACGGTCTGCGCATCTCACCCAAGTTCATCCCTGAATTCTGGGGCCGGTACTTCCTGGTCGTCGGTGTGGCTGAGGAATTCGTCTTCCGTGGGTATTTCCTAAACGCCTTGCTGAAGCATACATCCCTGACGACCGCCAACGTGATCCAAGCATTAGCCTTCGCCAGCCTACACATTCCACGCTACCTCACGACGGTTCCCGCAATGAATCCGGTCGTCTGGCTCAGCAACTTAATTTCAGTCTTTGTGCTGGGACTCCTGTTCGGCTGGCTTTATGCCAAAAGTCGGTCCCTGTGGCCCGGAATCCTGGTGCACATGACCTGGGATATTTTGGTCACGTTGTTCGGCTAGCCTCACCCCCTTCTCAATCAACTTTACTCTCTTA belongs to Levilactobacillus yonginensis and includes:
- a CDS encoding zinc ribbon domain-containing protein, giving the protein MKQLAHRENRWMTDVNHRLAKTLVVASGSHTLFVLENLPNVTFNTDDLPKSLRNSHRSWSSFQLESFLTYKAQAIQSIVVKVNPAFTSQHCPKCGLVEKTNRHHDTHEYWCKQCQYRCNADRLGAMNIKMLGQEWLNGIKRPKIKKLTTIG
- a CDS encoding nitroreductase family protein, whose product is MEKKFIELAKQRRTIYSLGRNVKLSEAELTDLIKESIKNSPSAFNNQTTRVVILFGDSHEKLWDIVIDRLKQEVPDEAAFAKTTAKVNSFKAAFGTILFYTETKTVKEFEDNFPLYAANFQDWSEQSQGNAQYAVWTSLAENGIGANLQHYNPLIDDEVRAAFNIPATWRLRGEMDFGSIEAPAGDKDFMADDDRFMVFK
- a CDS encoding TetR/AcrR family transcriptional regulator yields the protein MTKPPYHRQNLAAAIQQQARQQLENQGVTQISLRQIAKFLAVTPAAVYRHFPDKASLIAALGVEIQAEFTAALREDVLASADATTMLQRMVTNLSHYAHDHPRAVAFYLTQPQPVPQSLTTVITLLAAQEQLTTAPAPLARSVWTFLLGALLQGSAETEWITRQLVVLIHQ
- a CDS encoding lysostaphin resistance A-like protein, producing the protein MSEKVSRRRLILQFVFFWCLWLVVQIFLNTPIEQHLSGWSQELLLDAIKLVVWLGAGWWFVHTTAPNQLSISNRLQWRPAWRFSAGYVVWALIVVYLLVEFWLAHHGLRISPKFIPEFWGRYFLVVGVAEEFVFRGYFLNALLKHTSLTTANVIQALAFASLHIPRYLTTVPAMNPVVWLSNLISVFVLGLLFGWLYAKSRSLWPGILVHMTWDILVTLFG